One window from the genome of Pseudomonas frederiksbergensis encodes:
- a CDS encoding 2OG-Fe(II) oxygenase, translated as MSTTSSLTQHLADLDWPTLAESLDQDGCAIIRNLLPAAQCQQLSGLYAEPGLFRSRVIMARHGFGRGQYQYFAYPLPDVVQQLRQSLYPMLVAVANRWNDCMGLAPRFPDKHADFIRRCHAAGQQRPTPLLLQYEPEDYNCLHQDLYGEHVFPLQVAILLSAPGEDFTGGEFVLTEQRPRMQSRPQVVDLKQGDALVFAVHQRPVKGVRGYYRVNLRHGVSRVHSGRRHTLGIIFHDAQ; from the coding sequence ATGTCCACTACGTCCTCCCTGACCCAACACCTCGCCGACCTCGACTGGCCCACCCTGGCGGAAAGCCTCGACCAGGACGGCTGCGCGATCATTCGCAACCTGCTGCCGGCGGCGCAATGCCAACAGTTGAGCGGCTTGTACGCCGAGCCCGGGCTTTTTCGTTCGCGGGTAATAATGGCGCGCCATGGATTCGGTCGCGGCCAGTATCAGTATTTTGCCTATCCACTGCCTGACGTTGTCCAGCAACTGCGCCAGTCGCTTTATCCGATGCTGGTTGCGGTGGCTAACCGCTGGAACGATTGCATGGGCCTGGCCCCACGTTTTCCCGACAAACACGCCGACTTCATTCGCCGCTGTCACGCCGCCGGGCAGCAACGCCCCACCCCGTTGCTCCTGCAGTACGAGCCCGAGGACTACAACTGCCTGCACCAGGATCTTTACGGCGAGCACGTGTTCCCGTTGCAGGTGGCAATCCTGCTATCGGCACCGGGCGAGGATTTTACCGGGGGCGAGTTTGTCCTTACCGAGCAGCGCCCACGCATGCAATCGCGGCCCCAGGTCGTCGACTTGAAACAAGGCGATGCCTTGGTATTTGCCGTACACCAGCGGCCGGTCAAGGGCGTTCGAGGTTATTATCGAGTCAACTTGCGCCACGGCGTCAGCCGCGTGCACAGCGGCCGCCGGCATACACTCGGGATCATTTTTCATGATGCGCAATGA
- a CDS encoding DUF1883 domain-containing protein, whose product MKFIHQREHLNEDDIVVIECSQMCNIRLMNDANFRSFKNGGRHTYHGGAFDTFPARITAPSTGFWNITIDTVNRRAISVTRKPTLTHKIKIIRRSSSKLS is encoded by the coding sequence ATGAAATTCATCCACCAGCGCGAGCACCTCAACGAAGACGATATCGTCGTGATCGAATGCTCCCAAATGTGCAACATCCGTTTGATGAACGACGCCAATTTCCGTAGTTTCAAGAACGGTGGCCGGCACACCTACCACGGCGGCGCATTCGACACGTTCCCCGCAAGGATCACCGCCCCCAGCACCGGTTTCTGGAACATCACCATCGACACCGTCAACCGTCGCGCCATCAGCGTCACCCGCAAGCCGACCCTGACCCACAAGATCAAGATCATCCGGCGCTCCAGCTCTAAGCTGAGCTGA
- the galU gene encoding UTP--glucose-1-phosphate uridylyltransferase GalU, with product MIKKCLFPAAGYGTRFLPATKAMPKEMLPVVNKPLIQYGVEEALDAGLTEISIVTGRGKRALEDHFDISYELENQIKGTDKEKYLVGIRKLLDECSFSYTRQTEMKGLGHAILTGRPLIGDEPFAVVLADDLCVNLEGDGVLTQMVKLYKQFRCSIVAIQEVDPQETNKYGVIAGEMIREDIYRVHSMVEKPKPEDAPSNLAIIGRYILTPDIFDLIEQTEPGKGGEIQITDALMKQAQNGCVMAYKFKGKRFDCGGAEGYIDATNFCFENFYKTGKAY from the coding sequence ATGATCAAGAAATGCTTGTTCCCAGCAGCCGGTTACGGTACTCGCTTCCTGCCAGCGACTAAAGCCATGCCCAAGGAAATGCTGCCGGTGGTGAACAAGCCACTGATCCAGTACGGCGTCGAAGAAGCCCTGGATGCGGGCCTGACGGAAATTTCCATCGTCACCGGCCGTGGCAAGCGCGCCCTGGAAGACCATTTCGACATCAGCTACGAGTTGGAAAACCAGATCAAGGGCACCGACAAGGAAAAATACCTGGTCGGCATCCGCAAACTGCTGGACGAGTGCTCGTTCTCCTACACCCGCCAGACCGAAATGAAAGGCCTGGGCCACGCGATCCTGACCGGCCGCCCGCTGATCGGCGACGAACCGTTTGCCGTGGTCCTGGCGGACGACTTGTGCGTCAACCTGGAAGGCGACGGCGTACTGACCCAGATGGTCAAGCTGTACAAGCAGTTCCGTTGCTCCATCGTGGCGATCCAGGAAGTGGATCCGCAGGAAACCAACAAGTACGGTGTCATCGCCGGCGAAATGATCCGCGAAGACATCTACCGCGTTCACAGCATGGTCGAGAAACCAAAGCCTGAAGACGCGCCGTCGAACCTGGCTATCATCGGCCGCTACATCCTGACCCCGGACATCTTCGACCTGATCGAACAGACCGAGCCAGGCAAGGGCGGTGAAATCCAGATCACCGACGCTCTGATGAAACAGGCCCAGAACGGCTGCGTAATGGCCTACAAGTTCAAGGGCAAGCGTTTCGACTGCGGTGGCGCCGAAGGCTACATCGACGCGACCAACTTCTGCTTCGAGAACTTCTACAAGACCGGCAAGGCTTACTGA
- a CDS encoding PLP-dependent aminotransferase family protein produces MARQTLAQQVAAAITQQITDGALRAGEKLPSLREYMRLHGHSKNTVITAYEHLAAEGLVEARHGQGFFVIKRVATVAEEDEALPYNRALDTIWMMRQQFVRDPGHSHLGEGFPPVEWLMDMRLDKFHRQVVRAGVTTLFRYGTRLGNSGLRARLVQKLAGYNIAVSTRQLVTTLGANHGMDLIIRRYVMPGDPVLVEDPGYYPLFGKLQLQGARMLGVRREPDGPDLEALEQLIKAHRPKLFFLQSIGHNPTGSDLSPAKAHQLLRIAETHDLLLVENDAMADFKPSSAMKLSALDQLQRTLYLGSFSKSVSAALRVGFIAGSKQRIEELADIKMVLHNSGAEYSERTIDVILGEGHFLRHLSRLQDRLRLATARGLTLLDELGAEVFCRPEQSLYLWARFPGVEDSNALTRHCLGQGVMLAPGAIFSTQPKNIVPWTRLNVAYLDDPLFGNVIRQMQQKA; encoded by the coding sequence ATGGCGCGCCAGACCCTCGCACAGCAGGTCGCTGCAGCCATCACGCAGCAGATCACCGACGGAGCGCTGAGGGCTGGCGAAAAACTGCCTTCCCTGCGCGAATACATGCGCCTGCACGGACACTCGAAAAACACCGTGATTACCGCCTATGAGCATCTGGCAGCGGAAGGCCTGGTGGAGGCGCGTCATGGCCAGGGCTTTTTCGTGATCAAGCGGGTGGCAACCGTCGCCGAGGAAGACGAAGCCCTGCCCTACAACCGCGCCCTGGACACCATCTGGATGATGCGCCAGCAATTCGTCCGCGACCCAGGACACTCGCATTTGGGCGAGGGCTTCCCGCCGGTGGAATGGCTGATGGACATGCGCCTGGACAAATTCCATCGCCAGGTGGTGCGGGCCGGTGTCACCACGCTATTTCGCTACGGCACGCGGCTGGGCAACTCGGGCCTGCGGGCGCGGCTGGTGCAGAAGCTCGCCGGCTATAATATCGCGGTCTCGACCCGGCAATTGGTTACCACCCTGGGGGCCAACCACGGCATGGACCTGATCATCCGGCGCTATGTGATGCCGGGCGACCCGGTGCTGGTAGAAGACCCCGGTTATTACCCCTTGTTCGGCAAACTCCAGTTGCAAGGCGCACGAATGCTCGGCGTGCGACGCGAACCCGACGGACCGGACCTGGAGGCCCTCGAACAACTGATCAAGGCGCACCGGCCCAAGCTGTTTTTCCTCCAGTCCATCGGCCACAACCCCACCGGCTCGGACCTCTCCCCGGCCAAGGCCCACCAACTGCTGCGCATCGCAGAAACCCATGACCTGCTGCTGGTGGAAAACGACGCCATGGCTGATTTCAAACCCAGCTCGGCGATGAAGCTCTCGGCCCTGGACCAGTTGCAGCGCACACTGTACCTGGGCAGTTTTTCCAAGTCGGTGTCGGCGGCGTTACGGGTGGGTTTTATCGCCGGCAGCAAGCAGCGAATAGAGGAACTGGCCGACATCAAGATGGTGCTGCACAACAGCGGGGCCGAATACAGTGAACGAACTATTGACGTGATCCTCGGTGAAGGTCACTTCCTGCGGCACCTGTCGCGCCTGCAGGACCGCCTGCGCCTGGCCACGGCCCGAGGGCTGACGTTGCTCGACGAACTGGGTGCCGAGGTGTTCTGCCGGCCGGAACAGAGCCTGTACCTCTGGGCGCGGTTTCCCGGCGTGGAGGACTCCAATGCGCTGACTCGCCATTGCCTGGGCCAGGGCGTCATGCTCGCGCCGGGGGCAATCTTTTCCACCCAGCCGAAGAACATCGTGCCCTGGACCCGGCTCAACGTGGCCTACCTGGACGATCCCTTGTTCGGCAATGTCATCCGGCAGATGCAGCAAAAGGCATGA
- a CDS encoding hydroxymethylglutaryl-CoA reductase, degradative, which yields MSIDSRLPDFRNLSPSERLEHIRQLLDLSADDAALLRDAGALPLEIADGMIENVIGKFELPYAIASNFRINGRDLLIPLVVEEPSIVAAASFMAKLTRPAGGFQTSSSAPLMRAQVQIIGVSDPFNARLSLLRSKEQIMALANSKDQLLNKLGGGCRDLEVHTFADSPRGSMLVAHLIVDVRDAMGANTVNTMAEAVAPLMEEITGGKVRLRILSNLADLRLARAQLRIAPEQLDTAQYSGADVIDGIIDAYTFAAIDPYRAATHNKGIMNGIDPLVVATGNDWRAVEAGAHAYACRSGHYGSLTTWEKDSAGHLVGTLEMPMPLGLVGGATKTHPLAQLSLRILGVKTAQELAEVAVAVGLAQNLGALRALATEGIQRGHMALHARNIALSAGARGEELEWLVKRMVEARDVRADRAEALLREKRGQ from the coding sequence ATGTCGATCGATTCCCGCTTGCCCGATTTCCGCAATCTTTCCCCCTCCGAACGCCTCGAACACATCCGCCAGCTATTGGACCTGAGTGCTGATGACGCCGCGCTGTTGCGTGACGCGGGTGCGCTGCCGCTGGAAATCGCCGATGGCATGATCGAGAACGTCATTGGCAAGTTCGAGCTGCCTTATGCCATCGCCAGCAACTTCCGCATCAATGGTCGCGACCTGTTGATTCCCCTGGTGGTCGAGGAACCCTCGATTGTCGCAGCCGCTTCGTTCATGGCCAAACTGACCCGCCCGGCCGGTGGCTTCCAGACTTCCAGCAGCGCGCCGCTGATGCGCGCCCAGGTGCAGATCATCGGTGTGTCCGATCCCTTCAATGCACGGCTGAGCCTGTTGCGCAGCAAAGAGCAAATCATGGCGCTGGCCAATAGCAAGGACCAGTTGCTCAACAAGCTGGGCGGCGGTTGCCGCGACCTTGAGGTCCACACTTTTGCCGACAGCCCTCGTGGCTCGATGCTGGTGGCGCACCTGATCGTCGACGTGCGCGACGCCATGGGCGCCAATACCGTGAACACCATGGCTGAAGCCGTGGCGCCGCTGATGGAAGAGATCACGGGCGGTAAGGTGCGCCTGCGCATCCTGTCCAATCTGGCGGACCTGCGCCTGGCCCGTGCCCAGTTGCGCATCGCCCCGGAGCAGTTGGACACCGCCCAGTACAGTGGCGCGGACGTGATCGATGGCATCATCGACGCGTACACGTTCGCGGCCATCGACCCTTACCGCGCGGCGACTCACAACAAGGGCATCATGAATGGCATCGACCCGCTGGTGGTCGCCACCGGAAACGATTGGCGTGCGGTGGAAGCGGGAGCCCATGCATACGCCTGTCGCAGCGGCCACTACGGTTCCCTGACCACCTGGGAAAAGGACAGCGCCGGCCACCTGGTGGGCACCCTCGAAATGCCGATGCCCCTGGGCCTGGTGGGCGGCGCGACCAAGACACATCCGCTGGCGCAACTGTCGTTGCGCATCCTCGGCGTCAAGACCGCCCAGGAACTGGCGGAAGTTGCCGTGGCCGTCGGCCTGGCCCAGAACCTCGGCGCCCTGCGAGCCCTGGCCACCGAGGGCATCCAGCGCGGACACATGGCGCTGCATGCGCGCAACATCGCGCTGTCCGCCGGCGCCCGCGGCGAGGAATTGGAGTGGTTGGTCAAGCGCATGGTCGAGGCGCGGGACGTACGGGCCGACCGTGCCGAAGCCCTGCTGCGCGAAAAGCGCGGGCAATGA
- a CDS encoding hydroxymethylglutaryl-CoA lyase, with product MSMDSVRLVEVGARDGLQNEARSLPVETRVLLLERLAAAGLRTIESGAFVSPRWVPQMAGSDEVLRRLTPRPGVTYTALVPNLEGLERALAVGCREVAVFAAASEAFSQRNINCSIAQSLERFQSVLARAREAGVAVRGYVSCVMGCPFTGQVPTARVVEVARALHEMGCYEISLGDTIGTGTPGQTARLIKACVAEVPLTALAAHFHDTYGMAVANVHAALEAGVRVFDSSVSGLGGCPYSPGATGNVASEELVYLFHGLGLSTGIDLARLIKAGAFVDQALHRPTGSRVAKALLHKHNQLEIP from the coding sequence ATGAGCATGGACAGCGTCAGGCTGGTGGAGGTTGGCGCCCGGGACGGCCTGCAGAACGAGGCTCGCAGCCTGCCCGTCGAGACCCGCGTGCTGTTGCTGGAGCGGCTGGCCGCGGCCGGTTTGCGCACGATTGAGTCCGGCGCTTTCGTCTCGCCGCGCTGGGTGCCGCAGATGGCCGGCTCCGATGAGGTGCTGCGTCGGCTCACGCCGCGGCCTGGGGTAACGTACACCGCGCTGGTGCCCAACCTTGAGGGGCTGGAGCGGGCGCTGGCGGTCGGCTGCCGCGAGGTGGCGGTATTCGCAGCGGCGTCCGAGGCGTTCTCGCAACGCAACATCAATTGCTCCATCGCCCAGAGCCTGGAGCGCTTCCAGTCGGTACTGGCCAGGGCCCGGGAGGCGGGTGTGGCGGTGCGCGGCTACGTCTCCTGCGTGATGGGTTGCCCGTTCACTGGCCAGGTGCCAACGGCCCGGGTCGTCGAGGTCGCGCGGGCCCTACACGAAATGGGCTGCTACGAAATCAGTCTTGGCGACACGATCGGTACTGGCACACCGGGCCAAACGGCGCGGTTGATCAAGGCCTGTGTCGCCGAAGTGCCGCTCACGGCGCTGGCTGCGCATTTTCATGACACCTACGGCATGGCCGTGGCCAATGTGCATGCCGCGCTCGAGGCTGGCGTCAGGGTGTTCGACAGTTCGGTCTCGGGCCTGGGCGGCTGCCCGTATTCTCCGGGAGCTACCGGCAATGTCGCCAGTGAAGAACTGGTGTATCTGTTCCATGGCCTGGGCCTGTCCACGGGCATTGATCTGGCGCGGCTGATTAAAGCCGGCGCCTTTGTCGACCAGGCCTTGCACCGTCCTACCGGCTCGCGAGTCGCCAAGGCCCTGCTCCACAAGCACAATCAATTGGAGATCCCATGA
- a CDS encoding CaiB/BaiF CoA transferase family protein: MKLLTETLANLSKATGPLKGVTVLDLTRVVAGPYCAMLLADMGATVIKIENPGDPDLTREFPPMSRTSSEPLSGFFAQFNRNKMAVGLDLKQADGKATFLAMVRKADIVIENFRPGTMDKLGLGYKVLKEINPALVFTAISGFGQHGPNSLRPAFDSSAQASGGLWSMNGTVEEPMRVGTVLGDLSAALYAAIGTLGALREAERTGLGQLVDVSQQDSIVSLTENALVTYTETGKVVQPEGNGHPFVRPYGRYACKDGFVFFGAYTDKFWREACRTFGDEALASDPEIDTMAKRFDADTYRRKVKPAVERWCAARTKAELEAMTGDRFPLSPIKSMDEVVADPHLRERDMVVTVDYQGARFDVFGNPVKLSGGTLEKGASAPGVGQHNLQVYRQWLGLDQAQYDDLRLRGVI, translated from the coding sequence ATGAAGCTGCTCACTGAAACGCTGGCGAACCTCAGCAAGGCCACAGGGCCCCTCAAGGGAGTGACCGTGCTGGACCTGACGCGGGTTGTGGCCGGGCCTTATTGCGCCATGTTGCTGGCGGACATGGGGGCCACGGTTATCAAGATCGAAAACCCGGGCGATCCCGACCTGACGCGGGAGTTCCCGCCCATGAGCCGTACCTCCAGCGAGCCGCTGAGCGGTTTTTTCGCCCAGTTCAATCGCAACAAGATGGCGGTGGGCCTGGACCTCAAGCAAGCCGACGGCAAGGCCACGTTCCTGGCGATGGTGCGTAAGGCCGATATCGTGATCGAGAACTTCCGACCCGGCACCATGGATAAGCTCGGCCTGGGGTACAAGGTGCTCAAGGAGATCAACCCGGCGCTGGTATTCACCGCCATCAGCGGCTTCGGCCAGCACGGGCCCAACTCGTTGCGCCCGGCCTTCGATAGCAGTGCCCAGGCCAGCGGTGGATTGTGGTCGATGAACGGCACGGTGGAGGAGCCGATGCGCGTCGGCACCGTGTTGGGCGACCTGTCAGCGGCGTTGTACGCCGCGATCGGCACGCTGGGGGCGCTTCGCGAAGCCGAGCGCACGGGCCTTGGTCAACTGGTGGACGTGTCGCAGCAGGATTCGATCGTCTCCCTGACCGAAAACGCCCTGGTGACTTACACCGAGACCGGCAAGGTGGTGCAGCCGGAGGGTAACGGCCATCCGTTCGTGAGGCCTTACGGGCGCTACGCCTGCAAGGACGGCTTCGTGTTCTTCGGCGCCTACACCGACAAGTTCTGGCGCGAAGCCTGCCGGACCTTCGGCGATGAAGCCCTGGCCTCCGACCCGGAAATCGACACTATGGCCAAGCGCTTCGATGCCGACACTTATCGGCGCAAAGTCAAGCCCGCCGTCGAGCGCTGGTGCGCCGCCCGCACCAAGGCCGAACTGGAAGCCATGACCGGCGACCGCTTCCCGCTGTCGCCGATCAAGAGCATGGACGAAGTGGTCGCCGACCCACACCTGCGCGAGCGCGACATGGTGGTGACGGTGGATTATCAGGGGGCGCGGTTCGACGTGTTCGGCAACCCGGTGAAACTGTCCGGCGGCACCCTGGAAAAAGGCGCCAGCGCACCCGGCGTCGGCCAGCATAACCTGCAGGTGTACCGTCAGTGGCTGGGGCTCGACCAGGCGCAGTACGACGATCTGCGGCTGCGAGGTGTCATTTGA
- a CDS encoding MaoC family dehydratase N-terminal domain-containing protein, whose protein sequence is MSLITESIRSCIGAALPPVRFEVCRSDIRKYAVATGQRQARFLNGDEAPLMFLFGVLMPVLPLDQLLEDGRQPDNPLVPELPLKRIMAGGCQYQVHRRIRAGDVLVCRQTLVDIYEKEGAQGPLIFLVFENRFESEAGLLLVTERLTRIAR, encoded by the coding sequence ATGAGCTTGATCACCGAGTCGATCAGAAGCTGCATCGGTGCTGCCCTGCCGCCCGTGCGGTTTGAGGTCTGCCGCAGTGACATCCGCAAGTACGCGGTGGCCACCGGACAGCGCCAGGCCCGTTTCCTGAATGGGGACGAGGCGCCGTTGATGTTTCTGTTCGGCGTGTTGATGCCGGTACTGCCCCTGGACCAGTTGCTCGAAGACGGCCGGCAGCCGGACAACCCGCTGGTCCCCGAGCTGCCGCTCAAACGCATCATGGCCGGCGGTTGCCAGTACCAGGTCCACCGGCGGATTAGGGCTGGCGATGTGCTGGTGTGCAGGCAGACGCTGGTCGATATCTACGAGAAAGAGGGCGCGCAAGGCCCATTGATTTTCCTGGTGTTCGAAAATCGCTTCGAAAGCGAAGCGGGGTTGCTCCTGGTGACCGAACGCCTGACCCGGATCGCGAGGTGA
- a CDS encoding tripartite tricarboxylate transporter permease: protein MDALLYEIMVAFALGLLGAVVFAAIGLVSGTDETTTLAPLTLLVVLLGAPPAGVLTFFLAGAVAKHMTHAVPTALLGIPGDTAATALLADANYLRKLGVPHIALRKMISGAAVAALIAVPLSVLFAVLLAPFGEVIKQFAPWVFLCAALTIAYFSAGRWAAVLALVPFVMVIVALQALTGQYGVKLSVSYFLGIAVAPLIASLFSLLAPAERQRMRRDDYRVFSLAPDVKGWSGYFPNPLKIINPRQTRVTAMAASVSSATFVFSPVAMTVIMGEIIGSRIKHAYDRLTTVITARNGVTESTYIAETLIPLMAFGLPLSPVAAGPAAPLFNAPPRFWVDNATGEINNLHNLLNTWEFLGYGMLAVIVAILVAYPFTMNFAHGAAAFVARRISHEAVIATFIGLVLVIGIWEGGLLGLMVILTIGLLGGFLARFLGFNIGVQFMAYYTAVLSVPAIVALAGS, encoded by the coding sequence ATGGACGCCTTACTCTACGAAATCATGGTTGCGTTCGCTCTGGGACTGTTGGGAGCGGTGGTGTTCGCCGCCATTGGCCTGGTCTCGGGCACGGATGAAACCACCACCCTGGCGCCCTTGACCCTGCTGGTGGTGCTACTTGGCGCACCGCCTGCCGGTGTCCTGACTTTTTTCCTGGCGGGGGCGGTGGCCAAGCACATGACCCACGCGGTGCCGACCGCATTGCTCGGCATCCCCGGCGATACTGCGGCGACCGCGTTGCTGGCGGACGCGAACTACCTGCGCAAACTCGGCGTACCCCATATTGCCTTGCGCAAGATGATCTCCGGGGCGGCGGTGGCGGCTTTGATTGCCGTGCCCTTGTCGGTGCTGTTCGCAGTGCTGCTGGCGCCGTTCGGTGAGGTCATCAAGCAATTTGCGCCCTGGGTGTTTCTCTGCGCGGCACTGACCATCGCTTATTTCTCGGCGGGCCGCTGGGCGGCGGTGCTGGCCCTGGTGCCATTCGTCATGGTGATCGTGGCCTTGCAGGCGCTGACCGGGCAATACGGGGTGAAGCTTTCGGTGAGTTACTTCCTCGGCATTGCCGTCGCGCCCCTGATCGCCTCGCTGTTTTCCCTGCTGGCGCCGGCCGAACGGCAACGCATGCGGCGCGACGACTACCGAGTGTTTTCCCTGGCCCCCGATGTGAAGGGCTGGAGCGGCTATTTTCCCAACCCATTGAAGATCATCAACCCGCGTCAGACTCGCGTGACGGCCATGGCGGCCAGCGTATCGAGCGCCACGTTCGTGTTCAGTCCGGTGGCCATGACGGTGATAATGGGCGAGATCATCGGCTCACGGATCAAGCACGCCTATGACCGCCTGACCACCGTGATCACCGCGCGAAACGGCGTTACCGAATCGACCTACATCGCCGAAACCCTTATCCCGCTGATGGCCTTCGGACTGCCGCTGAGCCCGGTCGCTGCGGGCCCGGCCGCGCCCTTGTTCAATGCGCCCCCGCGGTTCTGGGTGGACAACGCCACCGGTGAGATCAATAACCTGCACAATTTGCTCAACACCTGGGAGTTCCTGGGCTACGGCATGCTCGCGGTGATCGTGGCGATCCTGGTGGCGTATCCGTTCACCATGAACTTCGCCCATGGCGCGGCGGCGTTCGTGGCACGCCGGATCAGTCATGAGGCGGTCATCGCAACTTTCATCGGCCTGGTACTGGTGATCGGTATCTGGGAGGGCGGGCTGCTGGGCCTGATGGTGATTCTCACGATCGGCCTGTTGGGAGGATTTCTGGCGCGTTTCCTGGGCTTCAACATCGGCGTGCAGTTCATGGCCTACTACACGGCGGTGCTCAGCGTACCGGCGATCGTCGCGCTGGCAGGAAGCTAG